Proteins encoded together in one Diabrotica undecimpunctata isolate CICGRU chromosome 3, icDiaUnde3, whole genome shotgun sequence window:
- the LOC140436030 gene encoding uncharacterized protein, translating into MYIEKWQLWRRKISANLYNYSSFPKAESISEETRFKDLLSKYQISNLLESLIEEFQKYFPNTCDDSIFRMSIDTFHVNIDSLPESLQEDALQIKHDSSAKYNFDIMDKPSFWLKYFKMYPSV; encoded by the coding sequence ATGTATATTGAGAAATGGCAACTTTGGAGGCGTAAAATATCAGCAAACCTCTACAATTATTCGAGTTTTCCTAAAGCAGAGTCAATCTCAGAAGAAACACGCTTCAAGGACCTTTTatccaaatatcaaatatcaaacctTTTGGAGAGTCTAATTGAAGAGTTCCAGAAATACTTCCCAAACACTTGTGACGATAGTATTTTCAGAATGTCAATTGACACATTCCATGTCAACATAGACTCCCTGCCTGAATCACTTCAAGAAGACGCTTTGCAAATAAAACATGATTCCTCTGCCAAATACAACTTTGATATAATGGACAAACCTTcattttggttaaaatatttcaaaatgtatCCTAGTGTATGA